A genomic segment from Chitinophaga niabensis encodes:
- a CDS encoding endonuclease/exonuclease/phosphatase family protein, translating to MKHLLILATLCLSLPATAQVYKQEKIVLNGKPLEVQNPLGTHKGGFTAVLWVKAAEQGSAAYEILGTKRWQIGVQENGAWYWKAGNYEYRPTPQRQGIRDGRTHMLAFAYDTLKKETTLYYDGKNVAIYYTPGLDSLNASALNIGGVAKGELGEWETFYGEIPELTLYSSSAENIAYLYSLKVPPPRPMGPPKAPAALRVMNYNIWHGGNETGKETGPQRIVEIIQSSGADIVSMQETYGSGAKIADALGYYFYLRSTNLSIMSRYPITETLEGDAPFYNGGAYIKISDQQKIAFFTNWLNYPYDYWDMLEKNRPINPDSLAVHMEKGNTARLRSILKTIQPHTANADKIPVLFCGDFNTGSHLDWINATKEFNNGYTVRFPAGLALYDAGYKDAFRIVHPDPLKERGITWTPQFPHAFQDRIDYIYYKGALIQPVKAWTITTHPVKYPSDHAALVVEFKVLPK from the coding sequence ATGAAGCATCTATTGATATTAGCAACGCTTTGCCTTTCTTTACCGGCAACAGCGCAGGTTTACAAACAGGAAAAGATTGTATTAAACGGAAAACCACTGGAAGTGCAAAACCCATTAGGGACGCACAAGGGTGGTTTTACCGCAGTACTATGGGTAAAAGCAGCAGAACAGGGATCGGCGGCTTATGAAATATTAGGCACTAAACGCTGGCAGATAGGTGTGCAGGAAAATGGCGCCTGGTACTGGAAAGCCGGAAACTATGAATACAGGCCAACCCCACAGCGCCAGGGCATCCGGGATGGCAGAACGCATATGCTGGCCTTTGCTTACGATACATTGAAGAAAGAAACCACTTTATATTATGACGGTAAGAACGTAGCCATCTATTACACACCCGGGCTGGATAGCCTGAATGCTTCCGCGTTGAACATAGGAGGTGTGGCAAAAGGGGAGCTGGGTGAATGGGAAACCTTTTACGGAGAGATCCCGGAGTTGACCTTGTATAGTTCATCCGCGGAGAACATCGCTTACCTGTATTCGCTGAAAGTGCCGCCACCACGGCCAATGGGGCCACCCAAAGCACCTGCTGCCTTACGTGTGATGAATTACAATATCTGGCATGGTGGCAACGAAACCGGTAAGGAAACAGGCCCGCAGCGGATCGTAGAGATCATCCAATCTTCCGGGGCAGATATTGTTTCCATGCAGGAAACCTATGGCTCCGGCGCAAAGATCGCAGATGCACTGGGATATTACTTCTACCTGCGCAGCACAAACCTGAGTATCATGAGCCGTTATCCCATCACAGAAACACTGGAGGGAGACGCACCTTTTTACAACGGCGGCGCCTATATCAAAATAAGTGATCAGCAAAAGATAGCATTCTTCACCAATTGGCTGAACTATCCTTATGATTACTGGGATATGCTGGAAAAGAACCGTCCCATTAACCCGGATTCACTGGCGGTACACATGGAAAAGGGGAATACAGCCCGCTTGCGGAGCATCCTTAAAACCATTCAGCCACATACGGCCAATGCAGATAAGATACCTGTACTTTTCTGCGGCGATTTCAATACCGGTTCCCATCTTGACTGGATAAACGCCACTAAGGAATTCAATAACGGTTATACCGTACGTTTCCCTGCGGGCCTTGCATTATATGATGCAGGATACAAGGACGCATTCCGCATCGTACATCCGGATCCGCTGAAGGAGCGCGGTATCACCTGGACGCCGCAGTTCCCGCATGCCTTCCAGGACCGGATCGATTATATCTATTATAAAGGAGCGCTTATACAACCTGTAAAAGCATGGACGATCACCACTCATCCTGTAAAGTATCCTTCAGATCATGCGGCGCTGGTAGTGGAATTTAAAGTACTGCCGAAATAG
- a CDS encoding TetR/AcrR family transcriptional regulator, with translation MGITDRKEREKLEMKRLIIEAAMQMFLEEGYEKTSIRNIADKIEYSPGTIYLYYKDKDELLYEVQREAFGRLYETFVQQAPSKSPWKRLEQLSHAYVNFGMEHPDLYDLMFIIRAPMNTVNEREGWKNGDACFNYLMDCVAACIDKKLLRYTDKRMAALSIWSIVHGLVSLNVRCRFKVMDMEPEQINKAMEMAVNEHLRLIKA, from the coding sequence ATGGGTATAACTGACAGGAAAGAAAGAGAAAAGTTGGAAATGAAGCGGCTGATCATTGAAGCGGCGATGCAGATGTTCCTGGAAGAAGGGTATGAAAAAACATCTATCCGCAACATTGCTGATAAGATCGAATACAGCCCCGGCACCATCTATCTCTATTATAAAGATAAAGATGAACTCTTGTACGAAGTACAACGGGAGGCATTCGGCAGGCTGTATGAAACCTTTGTACAGCAAGCTCCCAGCAAAAGCCCCTGGAAAAGGCTGGAACAACTGTCCCACGCTTATGTGAACTTTGGTATGGAACATCCGGACCTCTACGACCTGATGTTCATCATCCGTGCCCCGATGAACACGGTGAACGAAAGAGAAGGCTGGAAAAACGGGGATGCCTGCTTTAATTACCTGATGGATTGTGTAGCGGCCTGCATCGATAAAAAACTGCTGCGTTATACGGATAAAAGGATGGCCGCATTGTCCATCTGGTCCATTGTGCATGGCCTGGTATCCCTCAATGTACGCTGCCGTTTCAAAGTAATGGATATGGAACCCGAACAAATCAACAAAGCCATGGAAATGGCTGTAAACGAACATTTAAGACTTATAAAAGCTTAG
- a CDS encoding TolC family protein → MLPKIIKLHLFISVGFITQVATAQSRLDQYIQEAFSRNQAIARQNFQLEKNMYALQEAKALFMPSASFISSYTKAGGGRTIDIPTGDMLNGVYATLNQLTGSQKFPQLENQSIQLTPDNFYDAKLRTSMPLINTEIMYAKKIRQEDITRQQATVNVYKRQLVKDIKTAYYQYFQATRAVDIYNNALTLVKENIRVNQSMLNNGIRNNTSLTRAQTEQQKTEAAITQAENTQQNARSYFNFLLNKPLTDSIELDSAALLVAEYIPTTSVQSREEIQQLTSVKKIALLQEKMQHSLFTPKVNTFLDLGSQGFNWAFNNTSRYYLWGLNLQWDIFTGGQRKYRTKQAGADAAIAQAALTETVQGLELELNRANNNYRSAYVNYKSAQTQLQLAEKYFRDQMKVYKEGQLLYIELLDAQNQLTNSRLQLLQAYAQVQISQAEIERAQAGYPLNNNLQ, encoded by the coding sequence ATGTTACCGAAGATCATTAAACTACACTTGTTTATTAGTGTTGGTTTTATCACACAGGTGGCCACTGCTCAAAGCCGGCTGGACCAATATATCCAGGAGGCATTCTCCCGCAACCAGGCCATAGCACGACAGAACTTTCAGCTGGAAAAGAACATGTATGCATTGCAGGAAGCCAAAGCGCTCTTCATGCCATCCGCCAGCTTCATCAGTAGCTATACCAAAGCCGGCGGCGGCCGTACTATCGACATTCCCACCGGCGATATGTTGAATGGTGTATATGCCACCCTCAACCAGCTTACCGGCAGCCAGAAGTTTCCGCAACTGGAAAATCAATCCATTCAACTCACCCCGGATAACTTCTATGATGCAAAGCTGCGCACCTCCATGCCATTGATCAATACCGAGATCATGTATGCCAAAAAGATCAGGCAGGAAGATATCACCCGCCAGCAGGCTACTGTGAATGTTTACAAACGGCAGCTGGTGAAAGACATTAAAACCGCCTATTATCAATACTTTCAGGCTACCCGCGCAGTGGATATCTATAACAATGCCCTCACTCTGGTGAAAGAGAACATCCGCGTGAACCAAAGCATGCTGAACAACGGTATCCGCAACAACACTTCACTCACCCGCGCACAAACAGAACAGCAGAAAACAGAAGCGGCGATCACACAGGCAGAAAATACGCAACAGAACGCCCGCTCCTATTTCAACTTTCTGCTGAATAAACCTTTAACAGACTCTATTGAACTGGATAGCGCAGCGCTGCTGGTAGCAGAATATATTCCTACCACCAGTGTTCAGAGCCGTGAAGAGATCCAGCAACTTACTTCGGTTAAAAAAATAGCGCTCCTGCAGGAGAAAATGCAGCATTCCCTCTTCACGCCCAAAGTGAATACTTTCCTCGACTTAGGTTCGCAGGGTTTTAACTGGGCATTCAATAATACCAGCAGGTATTACCTCTGGGGCCTGAACCTGCAGTGGGACATCTTTACCGGCGGTCAGCGGAAATACCGCACCAAACAAGCCGGCGCAGATGCTGCCATCGCGCAAGCCGCACTCACCGAAACTGTGCAGGGCCTCGAACTGGAACTCAACCGTGCAAATAATAATTACCGCAGCGCTTATGTGAATTATAAAAGCGCACAAACACAATTACAACTCGCTGAAAAATATTTCCGGGACCAGATGAAGGTCTATAAAGAAGGCCAGCTCCTGTACATTGAATTACTCGATGCACAAAATCAGCTGACCAATAGCCGCCTCCAGCTACTACAAGCCTACGCACAGGTGCAGATCTCACAGGCAGAAATTGAACGCGCACAGGCAGGATACCCTTTAAACAATAACCTTCAATAA
- a CDS encoding outer membrane beta-barrel family protein, which translates to MRKIVILLLGWVLCMNSEAFAQRQQQGELHAELMGKLLDDQTGKPVEYASVALLNASDSALVTGMLSKGNGDFSFSPVKPGSYILKIYFIGYQTFFKAVTVKTVSDVGNIRLKTTARNLKGVEVVGEKPAFTMAIDKRVFNVDKNLASVGGTATDVLRQVPSVNVDIDGNVSVRNGSPTIFIDGRPSTLTLDQIPADAIANIEVVTNPSAKYDAEGMSGILNIVLKKNRRAGINGLITGGYSTTKSSNAGIDLNIRQDKINFFVNYNLRDRKSPMKQHLFRKNFDGADTTFLDQYQDGDFGRRFQSGRIGFDWFIDNRNTLTLSQGIVGGDFNNLNEQTTYDLDAHQTRLRYGLGRNDSKNNFRNYTSQIGYKRTFAKEGMELTGDFTYNRSTGKNNNDYSLQYYDMQGQPSNSPNQPELRQGRGNSSTTYYTGQIDFVNPLSERSKLEAGLRTNVRTFNSLLNTLGKNFNTGAFEYDSALSNNYHYSEQINAAYVSYTGGTGNFGYQTGLRAEQSYYSGEMRNVKDANYKIDYPISLFPSVFLTQKFKGDHELQLNYSRRIQRPWFRDLLPNIQYNANSANRGNPALKPEFTNSFELSYLKDFAKKHNVLISVYYRNTNNAITNFYVDTTLNLDGQERKVVLNYPINADQRNSFGAELTVRNQITKSWDITTNLNASQTKISANNLNNSGFVWFGKVNSNTKLPWNLTLQVTGEYESRQILPQGEDAPEYQVDLAMKKDFFKKKNFSVALGLTDIFNTDRDLSWTNTSFSSSERYRKRVSRELRLNLSWRFGKMDTKLFSKKGKREGGEGGDMGGDGF; encoded by the coding sequence ATGAGGAAAATTGTCATATTGCTGTTAGGTTGGGTCTTGTGTATGAATAGCGAGGCATTCGCGCAAAGGCAGCAGCAAGGAGAATTGCATGCCGAATTAATGGGTAAGTTGTTGGATGATCAAACAGGTAAACCTGTAGAATACGCTTCCGTAGCGCTTTTAAATGCATCAGATTCCGCACTTGTTACCGGGATGCTGTCCAAAGGTAACGGGGATTTTAGTTTCTCTCCGGTAAAGCCCGGGAGTTATATCCTGAAAATATATTTCATCGGCTATCAAACCTTCTTCAAAGCGGTTACTGTGAAAACAGTATCAGATGTAGGTAATATCCGATTGAAAACAACTGCACGCAACCTGAAAGGAGTGGAAGTGGTAGGAGAGAAACCTGCCTTTACCATGGCCATTGATAAAAGGGTGTTTAACGTAGACAAGAACCTGGCCAGTGTTGGCGGAACTGCAACAGATGTACTCCGGCAGGTGCCTTCCGTGAATGTGGACATTGACGGAAATGTATCTGTGCGGAACGGTTCGCCCACCATCTTCATAGACGGCCGCCCCAGTACACTCACACTGGACCAGATCCCTGCGGACGCTATTGCCAATATAGAAGTGGTGACCAATCCTTCCGCGAAATATGATGCAGAAGGTATGAGCGGTATCCTGAACATTGTGTTGAAAAAGAACCGTAGAGCAGGGATCAATGGGCTCATCACCGGTGGTTATTCCACCACCAAAAGCAGCAATGCCGGTATTGATCTCAACATCCGCCAGGATAAGATCAACTTCTTCGTGAATTATAACCTGCGTGACCGGAAGAGCCCCATGAAACAGCATCTTTTCCGCAAGAACTTTGATGGCGCTGATACTACTTTCCTGGACCAGTACCAGGACGGTGACTTCGGCCGCCGTTTTCAATCCGGCAGGATAGGGTTCGACTGGTTCATTGATAACCGCAACACCCTCACCTTATCACAAGGGATCGTTGGTGGTGATTTTAATAACCTCAATGAACAAACAACTTACGACCTGGATGCACATCAGACCAGGCTGCGTTATGGTCTTGGCCGGAACGACAGCAAGAACAACTTCCGCAATTACACCAGCCAGATAGGCTACAAACGCACTTTTGCAAAAGAGGGCATGGAGCTGACAGGAGACTTTACTTATAACCGTTCAACCGGTAAGAATAATAACGACTACAGCCTGCAATACTACGATATGCAGGGGCAGCCAAGCAATTCACCTAATCAGCCGGAGCTGCGGCAGGGCAGGGGAAACAGCAGCACCACCTATTACACCGGCCAGATCGATTTCGTGAACCCGCTTTCCGAAAGATCAAAGTTAGAAGCAGGGCTTCGTACCAACGTACGTACTTTCAATAGTTTGCTGAATACGCTGGGAAAGAATTTCAACACCGGCGCTTTTGAATACGATTCCGCCCTGTCTAATAACTATCATTATTCAGAACAGATCAATGCTGCTTATGTAAGTTATACAGGTGGTACCGGCAACTTTGGCTACCAGACCGGTTTACGTGCGGAGCAATCTTATTACAGCGGAGAGATGCGCAATGTAAAAGATGCCAATTACAAGATCGATTACCCGATCAGCCTGTTCCCCAGTGTTTTCCTGACGCAAAAGTTCAAAGGAGATCATGAGCTGCAATTAAACTACAGCCGCCGGATCCAGCGTCCCTGGTTCCGTGACCTGCTGCCGAACATTCAATACAATGCCAACTCTGCTAACCGTGGTAACCCCGCGTTGAAACCAGAGTTCACCAATTCTTTCGAGTTATCCTACCTCAAGGATTTCGCGAAGAAACATAACGTACTGATATCAGTTTACTACCGTAATACCAATAATGCCATCACCAATTTCTACGTGGATACCACGCTGAACCTGGATGGCCAGGAACGTAAAGTAGTACTGAACTATCCCATCAATGCTGATCAGAGGAATTCCTTTGGTGCAGAACTTACTGTACGGAACCAGATCACCAAAAGCTGGGATATCACTACCAACCTGAATGCTTCCCAAACAAAGATCAGTGCAAACAACCTGAATAACTCAGGGTTTGTGTGGTTCGGTAAAGTGAACAGCAACACCAAACTCCCCTGGAACCTGACCTTACAGGTAACCGGCGAATATGAATCCCGGCAGATCCTGCCGCAGGGAGAAGATGCGCCGGAATACCAGGTAGACCTGGCTATGAAGAAAGACTTCTTCAAGAAGAAGAACTTCTCTGTGGCGCTGGGCCTTACGGACATCTTCAATACAGATCGTGACCTTAGCTGGACCAATACCAGCTTCTCCTCATCAGAGCGTTACCGGAAACGTGTTTCCCGCGAACTGCGTTTGAACCTCAGCTGGCGTTTTGGAAAGATGGATACCAAGCTTTTTTCTAAAAAAGGCAAACGTGAAGGCGGAGAAGGCGGCGATATGGGTGGAGACGGGTTCTAA
- a CDS encoding GNAT family N-acetyltransferase, producing the protein MIRPARKEEASTVVPLLFQAMKEIAVKLAGTSNPGVVQALFEHFFQQDVNQYSYKNTLVYEDEEGIGGMILSYDGDDLDLLRDPVLDHIREHLQNDFVPGRETGKGEYYLDSIAVAPGRQGKGIGKQLIAAAIEKARQEGQSSVGLLVHEHNEDALRLYERLGFKAVKMREFAGGQYLHMVKSL; encoded by the coding sequence ATGATCAGACCTGCCAGAAAGGAGGAAGCCTCCACCGTAGTACCTTTGCTTTTCCAGGCCATGAAGGAAATAGCCGTTAAACTGGCGGGAACAAGCAACCCCGGCGTTGTACAGGCGCTATTTGAGCATTTCTTTCAACAGGATGTGAACCAGTATAGTTATAAGAACACGCTGGTATATGAGGATGAGGAGGGGATCGGAGGGATGATCCTTTCTTATGACGGGGATGACCTGGATCTTTTGCGGGACCCTGTGCTGGACCATATCCGGGAGCATTTACAGAACGATTTTGTGCCGGGCAGGGAAACCGGGAAGGGGGAATACTACCTGGATAGTATTGCGGTGGCGCCAGGCAGGCAGGGCAAGGGTATTGGCAAACAATTGATTGCCGCTGCCATAGAGAAAGCGCGGCAGGAAGGGCAATCCAGTGTTGGATTGCTGGTACATGAGCATAATGAGGATGCTTTGCGTTTGTATGAGCGGCTGGGGTTTAAGGCCGTAAAAATGCGGGAATTTGCAGGCGGGCAGTACCTGCACATGGTGAAAAGTTTATGA